Proteins co-encoded in one Flavivirga eckloniae genomic window:
- a CDS encoding branched-chain amino acid aminotransferase has product MNTIINNIEIIKAKTTKINDVDFDNLKFGHVFSDHMLECKFKDGKWETPKVVPYQALSLDPSAKIFHYGQSVFEGMKAYKDENENVWLFRPLDNFKRLNISSKRLAIPELPENYFMDGLKTLLQVDNEWIPQKGGSSLYIRPFVFASGNGFHASPADEYTFIIATAPSGAYFSGKVKVLIEEKYSRSANGGVGYAKAGGNYAGQFYPTQLAIDKGYQQVIWTDDNTHEYIEEAGAMNIFVRINDTLVTGPTSDRILDGITRKSIIELAEAEGIPVEVRKLTVHEVVSAAKDGSLKEMFGAGTAAVISPIAGFGYKGTDYDLPELENTYASSLKKRITDIQTNKAEDPFGWRYKVE; this is encoded by the coding sequence ATGAACACTATAATCAATAACATTGAGATTATAAAAGCCAAAACTACTAAAATTAACGATGTAGATTTTGACAATTTAAAATTTGGTCATGTATTTTCAGACCACATGCTGGAATGTAAATTTAAAGATGGTAAATGGGAAACTCCTAAGGTTGTTCCTTATCAAGCGCTTAGCTTAGATCCATCTGCCAAGATTTTTCATTACGGCCAATCTGTCTTTGAAGGTATGAAAGCTTACAAAGATGAGAACGAAAATGTCTGGTTATTTCGTCCTTTAGATAATTTTAAACGTTTAAATATTTCATCAAAGCGTTTAGCCATTCCGGAATTACCAGAAAACTATTTTATGGATGGTCTTAAAACCTTATTACAGGTTGACAATGAATGGATTCCTCAAAAAGGCGGAAGCTCATTATACATAAGACCTTTTGTATTTGCTTCTGGAAATGGTTTCCACGCATCGCCAGCCGATGAATATACCTTTATTATAGCTACGGCACCTTCTGGAGCTTATTTTTCCGGAAAAGTAAAGGTTTTAATTGAAGAAAAATATTCCCGTTCTGCAAACGGAGGTGTTGGTTATGCTAAAGCTGGAGGAAATTACGCCGGTCAGTTTTACCCAACACAATTAGCTATAGATAAAGGATACCAACAAGTTATCTGGACAGATGATAATACCCACGAGTATATCGAAGAGGCAGGTGCTATGAATATTTTTGTTCGTATAAACGATACACTTGTTACAGGGCCAACCAGCGATAGAATTCTAGATGGTATTACCCGTAAAAGTATTATTGAGTTAGCTGAAGCCGAAGGTATTCCTGTAGAAGTTAGAAAACTAACAGTACATGAAGTAGTTTCTGCTGCTAAAGATGGTTCATTAAAAGAAATGTTTGGTGCGGGTACCGCTGCCGTTATTTCGCCAATTGCCGGTTTTGGGTATAAGGGAACTGATTATGATTTACCGGAATTAGAAAACACATATGCAAGTTCATTAAAGAAACGCATTACAGATATACAAACCAATAAGGCAGAAGACCCTTTTGGTTGGAGATATAAAGTTGAATAG
- a CDS encoding DUF4920 domain-containing protein yields the protein MKSIILAIICVILLNSCKNKNEEPSKDMPETEEVKYASFGKAIIADDAIAATSMAAHYKTMSVGDSINSKMLAKVNSVCQTKGCWMRLSLEDGNEVMVKFKDYGFFVPKDIAGKEVIVNGRAYVKEVPIDELKHYAADAGKSEEDIATITEPKRTFSFEADGVLLKQ from the coding sequence ATGAAGTCGATTATCTTAGCAATTATCTGTGTGATACTGTTAAATTCTTGCAAGAATAAAAATGAAGAACCCTCCAAGGATATGCCTGAAACAGAAGAAGTAAAGTATGCGTCTTTTGGAAAAGCCATTATTGCAGACGATGCTATAGCTGCGACTTCAATGGCTGCTCATTATAAAACAATGAGTGTTGGAGACTCTATTAATTCTAAAATGTTAGCCAAAGTTAATAGTGTTTGCCAAACAAAAGGATGTTGGATGCGATTAAGTTTGGAAGATGGCAACGAAGTTATGGTAAAGTTTAAGGACTACGGTTTTTTTGTGCCTAAAGACATAGCGGGAAAAGAAGTTATTGTTAATGGAAGAGCCTATGTAAAAGAAGTGCCTATTGATGAGTTAAAGCATTACGCAGCAGATGCCGGAAAATCGGAAGAAGACATAGCAACTATTACAGAGCCCAAACGAACATTTTCTTTTGAAGCTGATGGTGTTTTATTAAAACAATAA
- the mnmD gene encoding tRNA (5-methylaminomethyl-2-thiouridine)(34)-methyltransferase MnmD: MKREVVITADGSSTIHLPDWNEQYHSKHGAIQEAYHVFIKHGLHHFCNPELLHGAESKYVSGSHKTIAVLEIGFGTGLNAFITLLEAEKLNIAIDYFGVEGYPVLMDEINQLNYPAELQAREKEVYFKQLHEVSWNEKYAIAKNFSLEKQNRFFSEIKETDMYHIVYFDAFGARVQPELWTESIFLKMYKALKIGGLLVTYSAKGSVRRAMESVGFKVERLPGPPGKREMLRAVKKV; encoded by the coding sequence ATGAAAAGAGAAGTTGTTATCACGGCCGATGGTTCCTCGACCATTCATTTACCAGATTGGAATGAGCAGTATCACTCCAAGCATGGAGCTATACAAGAGGCTTATCATGTGTTTATTAAACATGGTTTGCATCACTTCTGTAATCCTGAACTCTTGCACGGAGCAGAGTCGAAGTACGTTTCTGGATCACACAAAACGATAGCTGTTCTAGAAATTGGATTTGGAACAGGTTTAAATGCCTTTATTACGTTATTAGAAGCAGAAAAATTAAATATTGCTATTGATTATTTTGGAGTAGAAGGGTATCCTGTTTTAATGGATGAAATTAACCAATTAAATTATCCAGCAGAATTACAAGCCAGAGAAAAAGAGGTTTATTTTAAACAATTACACGAAGTTTCCTGGAATGAAAAGTATGCTATTGCTAAAAACTTTTCATTAGAGAAGCAAAATCGGTTCTTTTCTGAAATTAAGGAAACAGATATGTACCATATTGTATACTTCGATGCTTTTGGAGCTAGAGTACAGCCCGAATTATGGACGGAATCTATATTTTTAAAAATGTACAAAGCATTAAAAATTGGAGGTCTTTTAGTAACCTATTCAGCAAAAGGAAGTGTGCGTCGTGCTATGGAATCGGTTGGTTTTAAGGTCGAACGTTTACCAGGACCTCCCGGCAAGCGTGAAATGCTTAGAGCTGTTAAAAAGGTCTAA
- a CDS encoding TIGR01777 family oxidoreductase has translation MRVLITGATGLIGQEIVKVCHERGIAVNYLTTSNSKISQTENYRGFYWNPKTQDIDTDCFKNIDAIIHLAGATVSKRWTPSYKKDILSSRKATTRLLINALKGETHTIKQVISASAIGVYSNSLTNYYEEDSKDFSDSFLSEVVQVWEQEVNAFTQLGIQVSKIRIGLVLAENGGALQEMVRPIKLGLGAAFGSGKQWQSWIHVQDLANLFLYVLENNLTGIYNGVAPNPVTNKELTKTIASVMRKPLFLPNIPKFFLKLVLGEMHILLFESQRVSSKRIENKGFIFKYHHLKPALLNILQ, from the coding sequence ATGCGAGTTTTAATAACAGGTGCGACAGGCTTAATAGGACAGGAGATCGTAAAAGTTTGCCATGAGAGAGGAATTGCTGTTAACTACCTAACTACGAGTAACTCTAAAATATCCCAAACCGAAAATTATCGAGGGTTTTATTGGAACCCTAAAACTCAGGATATCGATACGGATTGTTTTAAAAATATAGATGCTATTATACATCTGGCTGGGGCTACAGTTTCTAAGCGCTGGACACCATCTTATAAAAAGGATATTTTATCTAGTAGAAAAGCAACTACCCGATTGCTTATTAACGCCTTAAAAGGTGAAACCCATACTATAAAACAGGTGATTTCGGCAAGTGCTATCGGGGTCTATTCAAATTCCTTAACCAATTATTATGAAGAAGATTCTAAAGATTTTAGCGACTCTTTTTTAAGTGAAGTGGTGCAGGTTTGGGAGCAAGAAGTAAACGCATTTACTCAATTAGGTATTCAGGTTTCAAAAATAAGAATAGGGCTGGTTTTAGCGGAGAATGGTGGAGCGTTGCAAGAAATGGTTAGACCTATTAAGCTAGGTTTGGGCGCTGCTTTTGGTAGTGGAAAACAATGGCAGTCCTGGATACATGTTCAGGATTTGGCAAACCTGTTTTTATATGTTTTGGAAAATAATTTAACGGGTATTTACAATGGCGTCGCTCCGAATCCAGTCACAAATAAGGAGCTAACAAAAACTATAGCTAGTGTGATGCGCAAACCATTGTTTTTACCAAATATTCCTAAGTTCTTTTTAAAGCTGGTATTAGGTGAGATGCATATATTATTGTTTGAAAGCCAACGCGTCAGTTCCAAAAGAATAGAAAACAAAGGTTTTATTTTTAAATATCATCATTTAAAGCCTGCTTTATTAAATATTTTACAATAG
- a CDS encoding serine hydrolase domain-containing protein: protein MKFIYGGLFCLLIISCNSQEKYSIPVKIENDWETDHVENVKISLDKINLLKEQINGNKYKDIHSFLIVKDEKIVFEEYYHGYHKDKRHDVASVTKSITSALVGIAIDKNYIKSTSASVSEFYKGSVYEDKWDSIKKKIRIKDLLTMRHGLDCDDFNNNTSGDFDAFLRSDDYINYMLDVKMIHEPDKVNAYCTGSTQLLEPVLQNSTGYSVEDFASKFLFDPIGIKSFKWEKSPKGKPAMGMGADMTPRDMARFGLLYLNRGNWKGKQVISEAWIEESLTSYGKLFDFVDYGYMWYLEPPITVNSKQINYYVALGHGGQTVAIYPDLNMIVVITAANYNNESDYYDMLEKYLLPAIDF, encoded by the coding sequence ATGAAGTTTATCTACGGTGGGTTATTTTGCCTTTTAATAATTTCTTGTAACTCTCAAGAAAAATATAGCATTCCTGTAAAAATTGAAAATGATTGGGAGACCGATCATGTTGAAAATGTAAAAATTAGCTTAGATAAAATTAATTTATTGAAAGAACAAATAAATGGTAACAAGTATAAAGACATACATAGCTTTTTGATTGTTAAAGATGAAAAAATAGTTTTTGAAGAATATTATCATGGTTATCATAAAGACAAAAGACATGATGTAGCATCTGTAACTAAAAGTATTACTTCTGCATTAGTTGGGATTGCTATTGACAAGAACTATATAAAAAGCACATCTGCTTCCGTATCAGAGTTCTATAAAGGATCGGTTTATGAAGACAAATGGGATAGTATAAAGAAAAAAATTAGAATTAAAGATTTGTTAACCATGCGTCACGGTTTGGATTGTGATGATTTTAATAATAATACATCAGGAGATTTTGATGCCTTCTTACGTTCTGATGATTATATAAATTATATGCTTGATGTAAAGATGATTCATGAACCAGATAAGGTTAATGCTTATTGCACAGGAAGTACGCAATTATTAGAGCCTGTTTTGCAAAATAGTACAGGTTATTCGGTTGAAGATTTTGCATCAAAGTTTTTGTTTGATCCTATTGGGATAAAAAGCTTTAAATGGGAAAAAAGCCCTAAAGGAAAACCTGCTATGGGAATGGGGGCAGATATGACCCCAAGAGACATGGCTAGGTTTGGTTTATTATATTTAAATAGGGGAAATTGGAAAGGTAAACAGGTTATTTCTGAAGCTTGGATTGAAGAGAGTTTAACTTCATATGGTAAATTATTTGACTTTGTAGATTATGGGTATATGTGGTATTTGGAGCCACCAATAACTGTAAATAGCAAGCAAATAAATTATTATGTAGCTCTAGGTCACGGAGGGCAAACAGTAGCTATATACCCTGATTTGAATATGATAGTTGTAATTACAGCAGCTAATTATAATAATGAATCGGATTATTATGATATGCTAGAAAAGTATTTATTACCTGCTATCGATTTTTAA
- a CDS encoding nucleotide exchange factor GrpE: MSKKEKTKDIENDQIDGVQNETVEVEEQVAEEQEAEEQSVEEKLEAELKQEKDKFLRLFAEFENYKRRTAKERIELFSTASEDVMKTLLPVLDDFERALTHIEEDKEAEELRKGVLLIYQKLVKTLEQKGLTAIKVEKGEAFNADDHEAVTQIPAPSDDLKGKIIDIIEKGYKLGEKVIRFPKVVIGQ, encoded by the coding sequence ATGAGTAAGAAAGAAAAAACTAAAGATATAGAAAACGATCAAATAGACGGTGTACAAAATGAAACCGTTGAAGTTGAAGAGCAAGTAGCAGAAGAACAGGAGGCAGAAGAGCAGTCTGTTGAAGAAAAACTTGAAGCTGAATTAAAGCAGGAAAAAGACAAGTTTTTACGTTTATTTGCCGAGTTTGAAAATTATAAACGACGTACTGCTAAGGAACGTATAGAGTTATTTTCTACTGCCAGTGAGGATGTTATGAAAACATTATTGCCGGTTTTGGATGATTTTGAGCGTGCATTAACCCATATTGAAGAAGATAAAGAAGCAGAAGAGCTACGTAAAGGTGTTTTACTAATTTATCAAAAATTGGTAAAAACATTAGAGCAAAAAGGATTAACAGCTATCAAAGTTGAAAAAGGAGAGGCTTTTAATGCAGACGATCATGAGGCCGTTACACAAATACCGGCACCTAGCGATGATTTAAAAGGAAAAATTATCGATATTATAGAAAAAGGTTACAAACTTGGCGAGAAAGTAATTCGTTTTCCAAAAGTTGTTATAGGTCAATAA
- the dnaJ gene encoding molecular chaperone DnaJ, giving the protein MAKRDYYEVLGVSKGATASEIKKAYRKKAIEYHPDKNPDDKSAEAKFKEAAEAYEVLSDADKKARYDQFGHQAFENGGGGFGGGGMNMDDIFSQFGDIFGGGFGGGFSGFGGGGGQRRVKGSNLRIRVKLTLEEIANGVEKKVKVKRKIQAPGTTYKTCSTCNGSGQVTRITNTILGRMQTSAPCNVCGGAGQIIDKKPSDADSQGLKIGEETVAIKIPAGVVDGMQLKVSGKGNEAPGNGISGDLIVVIEEEVHDKLQREGDNLHYDLYVSYPDAVLGTSKEIETVNGKVRIKVEAGVQSGKILRLRGKGIPSINGYGKGDLLVHVNVWTPKTLNKQQREFFESMRDDEHFMPKPESSDKSFFEKVKDMFS; this is encoded by the coding sequence ATGGCTAAAAGAGATTATTACGAAGTATTAGGAGTTAGCAAAGGAGCGACTGCATCAGAAATAAAAAAGGCTTATCGTAAAAAGGCAATTGAATACCATCCTGATAAAAATCCAGATGATAAAAGTGCTGAAGCCAAATTTAAAGAAGCAGCCGAGGCTTATGAGGTATTGAGTGATGCCGATAAAAAGGCGCGTTACGATCAGTTTGGTCACCAAGCCTTTGAAAATGGAGGTGGCGGCTTCGGCGGCGGTGGCATGAATATGGACGATATTTTTAGTCAGTTTGGAGATATTTTTGGCGGCGGCTTTGGTGGCGGTTTCTCCGGTTTTGGAGGTGGCGGAGGCCAACGTCGTGTAAAAGGAAGTAATCTTCGTATTCGAGTAAAGCTTACTTTAGAAGAAATAGCCAATGGAGTAGAGAAAAAAGTAAAAGTTAAGCGTAAAATTCAAGCCCCAGGAACAACCTATAAAACATGTTCAACATGTAATGGTAGTGGACAAGTAACGCGAATAACCAACACTATTTTAGGAAGAATGCAAACATCTGCACCATGTAACGTGTGTGGCGGTGCAGGACAAATTATAGATAAAAAACCAAGTGACGCAGATTCTCAAGGATTAAAAATTGGAGAAGAAACAGTTGCTATTAAAATACCTGCAGGTGTTGTAGATGGTATGCAATTAAAGGTGTCCGGTAAGGGTAATGAAGCTCCGGGTAACGGAATTTCTGGAGACCTTATTGTTGTTATTGAAGAGGAAGTACATGACAAATTACAACGTGAAGGCGATAATTTACATTACGATTTATATGTAAGTTATCCAGACGCTGTTTTAGGAACCTCAAAAGAAATTGAAACAGTAAACGGTAAAGTGCGTATAAAAGTTGAAGCTGGCGTACAATCTGGTAAAATTTTGCGATTACGCGGAAAAGGAATCCCTAGCATAAATGGTTATGGTAAAGGGGATTTGTTGGTACATGTAAATGTTTGGACACCAAAAACTTTAAATAAACAACAAAGGGAATTTTTTGAATCGATGAGAGACGATGAACATTTCATGCCTAAGCCGGAAAGTTCAGATAAATCATTCTTTGAGAAGGTAAAAGACATGTTCTCTTAA
- a CDS encoding ABC transporter ATP-binding protein, protein MINLLEVNEVSKNFGNFKALNNVSITVPKGSIFGLLGPNGAGKTTLIRVINQITMPDQGKVHLDGELLKADHIKDIGYLPEERGLYKSMKVGEQALYLAQLKGLSKAEAKKRLKYWFERLEIGDWWNKKIQELSKGMAQKIQFVVTVLHKPKLLIFDEPFSGFDPINANLIKDEILRLREEGATVIFSTHRMESVEELCDDIALIHKSNKILDGKLIDVKRQYKINTFEVGIRANNKESLEQELANKFEVSSANFKTLEDELKLNIKLSNTETSNDLLNYLTSRGEVSHFVELIPSVNDIFIQTVKNN, encoded by the coding sequence ATGATCAACTTACTGGAAGTTAATGAAGTTTCTAAAAACTTTGGAAACTTTAAAGCACTTAATAATGTGTCAATTACAGTTCCTAAAGGTAGTATATTTGGTTTGTTGGGACCTAACGGTGCCGGTAAAACAACACTCATAAGAGTTATTAATCAAATAACTATGCCAGATCAAGGTAAGGTACATTTGGATGGAGAATTACTTAAAGCCGATCATATAAAAGATATTGGTTATTTGCCAGAAGAACGCGGGCTATACAAATCTATGAAAGTAGGCGAACAGGCGTTATACTTAGCTCAATTAAAAGGTCTAAGTAAGGCTGAAGCTAAAAAACGTTTAAAATATTGGTTTGAGCGTTTAGAGATAGGAGACTGGTGGAACAAGAAAATTCAAGAGTTATCCAAAGGAATGGCCCAAAAAATCCAGTTTGTGGTTACCGTGCTGCACAAGCCCAAACTTTTAATTTTTGACGAACCATTCTCGGGGTTCGATCCCATAAATGCCAATTTAATTAAAGATGAAATTTTACGTCTACGAGAAGAAGGAGCTACAGTTATTTTTTCTACGCACAGAATGGAATCTGTTGAGGAGCTTTGCGATGATATAGCACTAATACATAAATCGAATAAAATTCTGGATGGTAAGCTAATTGACGTAAAACGGCAGTATAAAATAAATACGTTCGAAGTTGGCATTCGAGCTAATAACAAAGAAAGCTTAGAGCAGGAATTGGCAAATAAATTTGAGGTGTCGTCAGCAAATTTTAAAACTTTAGAAGACGAACTAAAATTAAACATAAAGCTTTCTAATACGGAAACATCTAACGATTTATTAAATTATTTAACCTCAAGAGGAGAAGTATCCCATTTTGTTGAGTTAATCCCTAGTGTAAACGATATTTTTATTCAAACAGTAAAGAATAATTAA
- a CDS encoding ABC transporter permease, with translation MNHLPLIIKREYLTKVKNKSFIIMTILSPIIMIVLVAVVAYLSQLNNNKVRTISVLDESGLVHEVFKNSDNTTYNILEGMSLEEAKIFSNESASYGLLHISKLDSIEAVSDHIKFYSEESPSLTLISSLEGKLEKTFTNLKLEQQGIDVDLINASRIKIDIAQESFEGEKTSKLDSFVKLGFGIAMGYLLFMFIIIYGNMIMRSVIEEKTSRIIEVIISSVKPVQLMLGKIIGTSLAGVTQFIIWMIFGGFLMTVVSLVLGIELFDTTPPQQELMQMASGGSDFGFYFESFKAALQNLPLMNLLFAFILFFISGYLLYSSLYAAIGAAVDNETDTQQFLFPIMMPLILAVYIGIFTVIEDPHGTVSTVFSFIPLTSPVVMLMRIPFGVPLWQQLVSLLILIGTFMFTVWFAAKIYRVGILMYGKKPSYKELIKWIKY, from the coding sequence ATGAACCATTTACCTCTCATAATAAAACGTGAATATTTAACCAAGGTTAAAAATAAATCGTTTATAATCATGACTATTTTAAGCCCTATTATCATGATAGTGCTTGTAGCTGTGGTGGCTTATTTATCACAACTAAATAATAATAAAGTACGTACTATTTCTGTTTTAGATGAATCAGGATTGGTACATGAAGTTTTTAAAAACTCAGACAATACAACTTACAATATTCTGGAAGGTATGTCTTTAGAAGAAGCTAAAATATTCTCAAATGAATCAGCTTCTTATGGTTTGTTACATATTAGTAAGTTGGATTCTATAGAAGCGGTATCCGATCATATAAAATTCTATTCGGAAGAATCACCGTCACTAACACTAATTTCCAGTTTAGAAGGAAAATTAGAGAAGACATTTACAAACCTTAAATTAGAACAACAGGGTATAGATGTCGATTTAATTAATGCTTCCAGAATAAAAATAGATATAGCCCAGGAAAGTTTTGAGGGTGAAAAAACATCAAAACTAGATAGTTTTGTAAAACTCGGTTTTGGTATTGCTATGGGATACCTGTTGTTTATGTTCATAATCATTTACGGTAATATGATTATGCGTAGCGTTATTGAGGAAAAAACAAGCAGGATTATCGAGGTTATTATTTCGTCGGTAAAGCCCGTACAATTAATGTTAGGCAAAATTATTGGAACCTCTTTAGCAGGCGTAACGCAGTTTATTATTTGGATGATTTTTGGAGGGTTTTTAATGACGGTTGTTTCTCTAGTATTGGGTATTGAATTATTTGATACAACACCGCCGCAACAAGAATTGATGCAAATGGCTTCAGGTGGTTCAGATTTCGGTTTTTATTTTGAATCTTTTAAAGCAGCTTTACAAAATTTACCATTAATGAATCTTCTTTTTGCATTTATACTATTCTTTATTAGTGGTTATTTATTGTACAGTTCGCTATATGCGGCAATAGGAGCAGCAGTAGATAACGAAACAGATACCCAACAATTTTTGTTTCCGATAATGATGCCTTTAATTTTAGCAGTTTATATTGGTATTTTTACAGTAATTGAAGACCCTCACGGAACCGTATCAACCGTGTTTTCGTTTATACCATTAACATCACCGGTAGTGATGTTAATGCGAATACCTTTTGGTGTACCGTTGTGGCAACAATTGGTATCATTATTGATATTAATCGGTACATTTATGTTTACAGTTTGGTTTGCTGCAAAAATTTATCGCGTCGGTATTTTAATGTACGGGAAAAAACCAAGTTACAAGGAATTAATTAAATGGATTAAGTATTAA
- a CDS encoding mechanosensitive ion channel family protein: MIQNLEIEEEAKTVKETITESTIWENFVDFIGIELIENEAGTIKITVGFLLAVTVVYILTNVILSFAKRLITRKLPTEDKAKFNTVFSFSRWFIYLIVLLIAFSTAGININAILAASAGLLIGVGLALQTLFQDIISGIFILIDQSVHVGDIIELEGKVGRVEEIKLRTTRAVTIDNKVLVIPNHLYLTNSLYNWTQNGTKTRESVEVGVAYGSDVELVRNLLLQVASENKDVLKYPEPLVVFTDFADSSLNFKLIVTINDSFQALMPKSDLRFAIDKIFREHNISIPFPQRDMHIISQDKEL; this comes from the coding sequence ATGATTCAAAATTTAGAAATAGAAGAAGAGGCAAAAACAGTAAAAGAGACTATAACCGAAAGTACTATTTGGGAAAACTTTGTTGATTTTATCGGAATTGAGCTTATCGAAAACGAAGCCGGGACTATTAAAATAACGGTAGGTTTTTTACTTGCTGTTACTGTTGTTTATATATTAACCAATGTTATTCTTTCTTTCGCTAAACGATTAATAACACGTAAATTACCAACAGAAGATAAAGCCAAGTTTAATACGGTTTTTTCGTTTTCACGCTGGTTTATCTATCTCATTGTATTATTAATAGCTTTTAGTACGGCTGGTATTAATATAAATGCCATTTTGGCTGCTTCTGCAGGTTTATTAATTGGTGTTGGTCTTGCATTACAGACCTTATTTCAAGATATTATTTCTGGTATTTTTATTTTGATAGATCAATCCGTTCATGTTGGTGATATCATTGAGTTAGAAGGAAAAGTTGGTCGGGTGGAAGAAATTAAACTGCGTACAACACGAGCGGTAACTATCGACAATAAAGTATTGGTAATCCCTAATCACTTATACCTAACTAATAGTTTATATAACTGGACGCAAAATGGTACTAAAACCAGAGAAAGTGTAGAGGTAGGTGTTGCTTATGGTAGTGATGTTGAACTTGTAAGAAACCTATTGTTACAAGTAGCTTCAGAGAATAAAGATGTTTTAAAATACCCGGAACCTTTGGTTGTTTTTACAGATTTTGCAGATAGTTCCCTCAATTTTAAACTGATTGTTACTATTAATGATAGTTTTCAAGCCCTAATGCCCAAAAGCGATTTAAGATTTGCTATAGATAAAATATTTAGAGAGCATAATATAAGCATTCCATTCCCTCAAAGAGATATGCATATTATTTCCCAGGATAAAGAACTATAG
- a CDS encoding sigma-54-dependent transcriptional regulator — MPKILVIEDEAAIRRVLVKILSEENDTYEVEEADDGLVGIDKIKDEDYDLVLCDIKMPKMDGVEVLEAMKKIKPEIPIVMISGHGDLDTAVNTMRLGAFDYISKPPDLNRLLNTVRNALDKKELVVENKLLKKKVSKNFEMVGESDAISHIKDIIEKVALTDARVLITGPNGTGKELVAHWLHQKSERSKGPMIEVNCAAIPSELIESELFGHVKGAFTSAVKDRAGKFEAANKGTIFLDEIGDMSLPAQAKVLRALQESRIQRVGSDKDIKVDVRVVAATNKDLKKEIAEGRFREDLYHRLAVILIKVPALNDRRDDIPLLVNHFTDKIASEQGTAKKSFSDEAIKLLQDYDWTGNIRELRNVVERLIILGGNEVSEEDVKLFASK; from the coding sequence ATGCCGAAAATATTAGTAATAGAAGACGAAGCAGCAATTAGAAGGGTGCTAGTTAAAATTCTTTCAGAAGAAAATGATACCTATGAAGTAGAAGAAGCAGATGATGGTTTAGTAGGGATTGATAAAATTAAAGATGAAGATTACGATTTAGTGCTTTGCGATATTAAAATGCCGAAAATGGACGGTGTTGAAGTTTTAGAAGCAATGAAAAAGATAAAACCAGAAATACCAATAGTCATGATTTCTGGTCATGGTGATTTGGATACGGCTGTAAATACTATGCGTTTAGGAGCTTTCGATTATATTTCGAAACCACCAGATTTAAATAGACTTTTAAATACAGTTCGCAATGCTTTAGATAAAAAGGAACTGGTTGTTGAAAATAAATTGCTTAAAAAGAAAGTAAGCAAGAATTTTGAGATGGTTGGAGAAAGCGACGCTATTTCCCATATAAAGGATATTATTGAAAAGGTAGCTCTAACAGATGCTCGTGTGCTTATTACGGGACCAAACGGTACAGGAAAGGAATTGGTGGCGCACTGGTTACATCAAAAAAGTGAAAGGTCCAAAGGTCCCATGATTGAGGTTAACTGTGCTGCAATACCTAGTGAGCTTATTGAAAGTGAATTGTTTGGCCATGTTAAAGGGGCTTTTACAAGTGCGGTTAAAGACAGAGCTGGTAAATTTGAAGCGGCTAATAAAGGCACCATTTTTTTAGATGAGATAGGAGATATGAGTTTGCCTGCCCAGGCCAAAGTGCTTAGAGCTTTACAAGAAAGCCGTATTCAACGTGTAGGTAGTGACAAAGACATTAAAGTAGATGTTCGTGTAGTAGCGGCTACAAATAAAGATTTAAAAAAGGAAATTGCAGAAGGAAGATTCCGTGAAGATTTATATCACAGATTAGCGGTTATATTAATTAAGGTACCGGCTTTAAACGACAGACGTGATGACATTCCTTTATTGGTAAATCATTTTACAGATAAGATTGCGAGCGAACAAGGAACTGCAAAAAAATCGTTTTCAGATGAAGCGATTAAATTACTTCAAGATTACGATTGGACGGGAAATATTAGAGAGTTACGTAATGTTGTAGAACGCTTAATTATTCTGGGCGGTAACGAAGTGAGCGAGGAAGATGTTAAGTTGTTTGCTTCTAAGTAA